From the Pangasianodon hypophthalmus isolate fPanHyp1 chromosome 17, fPanHyp1.pri, whole genome shotgun sequence genome, one window contains:
- the gal3st1b gene encoding galactosylceramide sulfotransferase, producing the protein MDHHLPRSGAHKLMLGFLFTCITMMLYCFSTPTFQANTPRFSVPAPCANKTPPWQKKNDFFSTTEVEHCVPKVNLMFLKTHKAASSTILNILLRFGEKNGLKFALPNGRNDFSYPATFTRMHVKDYRPGACFNIICNHMRFNAPEVEALLPGDAFFFTILRDPALVFESSFHYYNRVVPLTWRIHGEDKLTGFLNDPQLHFNSEGFNSFYLKNLHFFDLGFDNTLEPEDPIVDSAIRAIAERFQLVLIAEHFEESLILLKDALCWQMDDLLFFNMNTRRPTSVSQLTPELRAKAREWNGVDWKLYRYFNATLWAKVDAYGRKRMEKEVKELRQRNSEMAAICISGGMAVEAQDIRDQSMRPWQPVGESSILGYNMRSNIEQRYRELCRKMLTPEIQYLTDLGVNLWMTRLWGWFKAILTL; encoded by the exons ATGGACCATCATCTACCCAGGTCAGGTGCACACAAGCTTATGCTGGGGTTCCTGTTCACCTGCATCACGATGATGTTGTACTGTTTTTCAACGCCAACATTCCAAGCCAACACACCAAG ATTTTCAGTGCCAGCTCCATGTGCAAATAAAACCCCACCATGGCAAAAGAAGAATGACTTTTTCTCTACAACTGAGGTGGAGCACTGTGTGCCAAAAGTGAACCTGATGTTCTTGAAGACCCACAAAGCAGCAAGCAGCACTATTCTAAATATTCTCCTGCGCTTTGGGGAGAAGAACGGACTGAAATTCGCTCTCCCCAATGGTCGCAATGATTTCTCCTATCCAGCTACATTCACACGCATGCATGTGAAGGATTACAGGCCAGGTGCATGCTTCAATATCATCTGCAACCACATGCGTTTCAATGCTCCTGAGGTCGAAGCGCTTCTACCGGGTGATGCATTCTTCTTCACCATCCTCAGAGACCCTGCTCTGGTCTTTGAGTCCTCGTTCCATTACTACAACAGAGTCGTGCCCTTGACATGGAGGATCCATGGTGAGGATAAACTAACAGGTTttctgaatgatccacagctccACTTTAACTCAGAAGGCTTCAACTCCTTTTATCTGAAGAACCTTCATTTTTTCGACCTCGGCTTTGACAACACATTGGAGCCAGAGGATCCGATAGTGGACAGCGCCATTCGTGCCATTGCGGAGCGCTTCCAGCTCGTCCTGATTGCCGAACATTTCGAGGAGTCACTCATTCTGCTCAAGGATGCTCTCTGCTGGCAGATGGATGACTTGCTGTTCTTCAATATGAACACACGCAGGCCTACAAGTGTGTCCCAGCTCACGCCCGAGCTGAGGGCCAAAGCGCGTGAGTGGAACGGAGTTGACTGGAAGCTCTACCGTTACTTCAATGCCACGCTCTGGGCCAAAGTAGACGCCTACGGGAGGAAGCGCATGGAGAAGGAGGTGAAAGAGTTGCGCCAGAGGAACAGCGAGATGGCAGCCATCTGCATTAGCGGTGGGATGGCTGTGGAGGCTCAGGACATAAGGGACCAAAGCATGAGGCCCTGGCAGCCTGTTGGAGAGAGCTCTATTTTGGGATACAACATGAGGAGCAACATTGAGCAGCGGTACAGGGAGCTCTGCCGAAAGATGCTAACGCCCGAAATTCAGTACTTAACAGACCTGGGAGTCAATCTGTGGATGACCAGATTATGGGGCTGGTTCAAAGCTATTTTAACACTatga